From Plasmodium brasilianum strain Bolivian I chromosome 5, whole genome shotgun sequence, the proteins below share one genomic window:
- a CDS encoding hypothetical protein (conserved Plasmodium protein) — MLAAAFLLSLDKFLVLRIREGGEKKNMEVVVVEEVEEEVVEEVEEEVVVEVEEEVEEEVVVEVEEEVVVEVEEVVVEV, encoded by the coding sequence ATGTTAGCTGCTGCTTTTCTATTAAGTTTAGACAAATTTCTTGTTCTACGGATAAGGGAGgggggagaaaaaaaaaatatggaagtagtagtagtagaaGAAGTAGAAGAAGAAGTAGTAGAAGAAGTAGAAGAAGAAGTAGTAGTAGAAGTAGAAGAAGAAGTAGAAGAAGAAGTAGTAGTAGAAGTAGAAGAAGAAGTAGTAGTAGAAGTAGAAGAAGTAGTAGTTGAAGTATAA
- a CDS encoding hypothetical protein (conserved Plasmodium protein), whose amino-acid sequence MSYLLDDKKIILKELLSKNENIKHENEYLELENRAFLLLIEKYEERKKFIKILEYIHYVCTSLYDKEQNFNYNILHTEFLRELKSLLDDCISKYRNILKSILTKRDDEYLSISQGALPRMNNYKEKKSRPKEGIYDVNIEDIITHKRDETTYIKEENEADGTNGADGANGADEAYEVIDNSFADSSRKSSMNCTENRLQNEAEKGNLMCPTNGQKQQHVPKEIEHNKGQINSEAEKDNDCNTLSLIKEKNICLHWSKEESKEEFYSVQSFKRHESTDGKMVLKNMSSKRMKLCTFE is encoded by the exons ATGAGTTACTTATTAGACGATAAGAAGATTATATTGAAAGAATTGTTatctaaaaatgaaaatataaag CATGAAAACGAATATTTAGAACTGGAAAATAGAGCTTTTTTACTActaattgaaaaatatgaagagagaaaaaaatttataaaaatacttgaatatattcattatgtGTGTACAAGTTTATATGACAAGGAACagaattttaattataatattctgCATACCGAATTCTTAAGAGAATTGAAAAGTTTACTAGATGACTGTATATCAAAATATagaaacattttaaaaagtatattaacAAAGAGAGATGATGAATATTTGAGTATTTCTCAGGGTGCGCTCCCTCGAATGAACAActataaagagaaaaagtcGAGACCAAAAGAAGGTATATATGACGTAAATATAGAGGATATTATTACTCACAAAAGGGATGAAACtacttatataaaagaagaaaatgaagCGGATGGAACAAATGGAGCGGATGGAGCAAATGGAGCGGATGAAGCATATGAAGTAATTGATAACAGTTTTGCTGATTCCTCTAGGAAGAGTAGCATGAACTGTACAGAAAATCGTCTACAAAATGAAGCAGAGAAGGGTAATTTGATGTGTCCTACCAATGGCCAAAAACAGCAACATGTTCCCAAGGAAATAGAACATAATAAAGGTCAAATAA ACAGCGAAGCAGAAAAGGACAATGATTGCAATACACTAAGTCtaattaaggaaaaaaatatttgcttGCACTGGAGCAAGGAGGAGTCGAAGGAAGAATTTTACTCGGTCCAGAGTTTTAAGCGGCATGAAAGCACAGACGGTAAAATggtcttaaaaaatatgagcaGTAAAAGAATGAAATTATGCACTTTTGAGTAA
- a CDS encoding phosphorylated CTD interacting factor 1 WW domain-containing protein produces the protein MHKSSNTLNLHDEYNLQRELVKLRKVFINVFTFELFYMKNLKLKNSYVKIIKHENRTKNCFNELKKKGKKINSKFRKEHCVKQNNRHGTFELNKNVCFIEKEILNRSFFNINIKNSNYDIKEKYLYLYDLFRRFCSIIRKRRKNAHNEETFFFDAFFIKKFCAFLNSLVLDSKKNVYIYSVRRNIQKCVCVNEKCERVGEKKKKIYICPKDGGIMMSILFTSCNFSIDRKRSKQCSTPFKCNNSKYNMLKVDVIRVNYIIKKLIYNDFYFNIFNSIYYSIINKNTMIMTDSLCSSSTFCSCENMKKAEDMNTENHRSNGKEVLNDEHYIYYFFICIKILFNSFNNFPKYKEKKKLISDNFFLFKKLKTLLKENVQNVLYITVVNIERIYTQLSLRYIFNLFLFYFAFLDINFYVCVSLVSKQCSLTPEERQFCRFFKKGKELRNPFRSKYDCFGVPNDVSVGVLSGDSISVDGLSGNNISLDGLSGNNISLDGLSGNNIIVNGLSGNNIIVGGGSEKWETTPCTVSSPNNVLISHIMCFFCSYDLLKKENLNAREKKKYFIFVILYILYHNYISVIKKEEKEERRESFLSYYFEKYMKKKIFFKKYNFSYSKFGKKAKSGVHHEHCRSCYFSKCQKKIQNNFARCFKKMNNKCVYIKHFDSILKTEKTRKPDCIAHTASMSHIEEHLNSSGAISNGNSQISKIAVRVYKRNEEKKVLKESQLSDDLRLISYEENVNISTCNYCSNSICSGCISNPRVVYGGGINNSYYKRITCKGKKLYWGNYSYSKFYELNWAKIIDVDEKVMELTSIVDEKWAHNNNDNNSYDYINEKIKIFLENLKTFLFPLLKKVYNTSVVYINVYIYLFMVHSFHLLEKKKKVEHNEELKREKILINKGTYLFLNQLSNNFCKKKQHICWEKKDLTCSGNFITKLTLYIYCKLLGFLHSSNKKRVILSTGENKKKKFYLNSNIYNFKIWPIRLLCKLLNSVDVYAYAYKESKGEKCFPLIGDKEISCVRSTCNKCLSCTSCNAFSCCIYCDNCMEGLFTRFYSLYIKKGENLSIQNRKNILKRKRLQRYICKLSSKNTTAKRKTKAGSDNLIGKYITLLYSNVNALFPSIYVYVNEEDFYVQMKKNFIIFNLRMGGRTGCESVNGSGRHNVNLGNVNHAGLQKYCSFFSDIDIFFGSSGDFFKLHLRSGAYEVNPPFDISLINKLIIYILCNLKKEEQELTFFLIIPFLKDKNYFYELLFSSPYVISCFLLKRNFYTFSTRLFESREEEYISTCDCFVFILQNEKAKFQKRISKKTVLKIKRLWENLRHI, from the exons atgcacAAAAGTAGTAACACCCTTAACCTACATGATGAGTATAATTTACAAAGAGAGTTAGTAAAACTGCGAAaggtttttataaatgtatttacgtttgaattattttatatgaaaaacttaaaattaaaaaatagctatgtaaaaataataaaacatgaaAACAGAACAAAAAACTGCTTTAatgagttaaaaaaaaaaggaaaaaaaattaacagcAAATTTAGGAAAGAACATTGCGTAAAACAAAACAATCGTCATGGCACTTTcgaattaaacaaaaatgtgTGTTTTATAGAAAAAGAGATTTTAAATAGATCCTTCtttaacataaatattaaaaactcCAATTACGatattaaggaaaaatatcTGTATCTTTATGACTTGTTCAGGCGTTTTTGTTCAATTATTAGGAAAAGACGGAAAAATGCACACAATGAggaaacttttttttttgatgctttttttattaaaaaattttgcgCATTTCTAAATTCCCTTGTACTAGATAGCaagaaaaatgtatacatttattctGTAAGAAGAAACATACAAAAATGTGTATGTGTTAATGAGAAATGTGAGCGTGTtggagagaaaaaaaaaaaaatatatatatgcccgAAAGATGGAGGCATTATGATGTCTATCtta TTTACTTCATGTAATTTTTCCATTGATAGAAAAAGGAGTAAGCAATGTAGTACACCTTTCAAATGTAACAATAgcaaatataatatgttgaAAGTTGATGTAATACGTGTaaattacattattaaaaagcTTATTTATAACGATTTTTactttaacatttttaattctatatattactcaataataaataaaaacacgATGATTATGACTGATTCGTTGTGCTCGTCCTCTACGTTTTGCAGTTGTgagaatatgaaaaaagctGAAGACATGAATACAGAAAATCACCGCTCAAACGGAAAAGAAGTTTTAAATGATGAGCattatatttactatttttttatttgtattaaaatactttttaactcttttaataattttcctaaatataaggaaaaaaaaaaattaattagcGATAATTTCtttctatttaaaaagttgaaaacgctattaaaagaaaatgtgCAAAACGTTTTATACATAACTGTAGTAAATATAGAGAGGATATACACTCAGTTGTCACTTAGGTATATATTCaacttatttcttttttattttgcatttttagacatcaatttttatgtttgtgTTTCTTTGGTTTCTAAACAGTGTAGTTTAACGCCTGAAGAGCGGCAATTTTGTAGGTTTTTCAAAAAGGGAAAGGAGCTCAGGAATCCATTCCGAAGTAAATATGACTGTTTTGGTGTACCTAACGATGTTAGCGTAGGGGTCCTTAGTGGGGATAGCATTAGCGTGGATGGCCTTAGCGGGAATAACATTAGCTTGGATGGCCTTAGCGGGAATAACATTAGCTTGGATGGCCTTAGCGGGAATAACATTATCGTGAATGGCCTTAGCGGGAATAACATTATCGTGGGTGGTGGTAGTGAAAAGTGGGAGACGACACCTTGTACCGTGAGCTCTCCTAATAACGTGCTAATTTCTCATATCATGTGCTTCTTCTGCTCATATGATTTgttgaaaaaggaaaatttaaatgcacgagaaaaaaagaaatatttcatttttgtcatattatatattctgtATCACAACTATATAAGCGTTATtaaaaaggaggaaaaagaagaaaggcGTGAATCCTTTTTAAGCTATTATTTTgagaaatatatgaaaaaaaaaattttttttaaaaaatataatttttcatattcaaaatttggtaaaaaagcaaaaagtGGTGTACACCATGAACATTGCAGAAGTTGCTATTTTAGTAaatgtcaaaaaaaaattcaaaataatttcGCACGTTGCTTTAAAAAgatgaataataaatgtgtttatataaaacattttgaTAGTATATTAAAGACAGAGAAGACAAGGAAGCCAGATTGCATAGCACATACAGCAAGCATGTCTCATATAGAGGAGCACTTAAATAGTAGCGGTGCTATATCGAATGGAAATTCTCAAATTAGCAAAATAGCAGTTCGAGTCTACAAAcgaaatgaagaaaaaaaagtactgAAAGAAAGTCAACTGTCTGATGACTTACGACTCATTTCATATGAGGAAAATGTGAATATAAGTACATGTAATTACTGCAGTAATAGCATATGTAGCGGTTGTATAAGTAATCCAAGAGTCGTATATGGAGGAGGAATAAATAACTCGTATTATAAGAGGATAACatgtaaaggaaaaaagttGTATTGGggaaattattcatatagtAAATTTTACGAATTGAACTGGGCAAAAATTATAGATGTAGATGAAAAAGTAATGGAACTCACAAGCATAGTGGACGAGAAGTGGGCACATAACAACAATGACAATAATTCatatgattatataaatgaaaaaataaaaatttttttggaaaatttgAAAACCTTTTTGTTTCCATTATTAAAGAAGGTGTACAACACAAGTGTtgtgtatataaatgtgtacatttatttatttatggttcattcttttcatttgttagagaaaaagaagaaagttGAACATAATGAAGAATTGAAAAGAGAGAagatattaattaataaaggAACATATCTTTTCCTTAACCAATTAagcaataatttttgtaaaaaaaaacaacataTTTGTTGGGAAAAAAAGGACCTGACATGTTCAGGTAATTTTATCACAAAATTGaccttatacatatattgcAAATTGTTAGGTTTTTTACACAGtagtaacaaaaaaagggTAATTTTAAGTACtggggaaaataaaaaaaaaaaattttacttaaatagtaatatatataattttaagatATGGCCTATTCGACTATTATGCAAGCTGCTTAACTCTGTggatgtatatgcatatgcgtACAAGGAAAGTAAGGGGGAAAAATGTTTTCCCCTAATAGGTGACAAAGAGATCAGTTGCGTTAGAAGCACTTGTAATAAGTGCTTATCCTGCACAAGTTGTAATGCTTTTTCTTGCTGTATCTACTGTGATAACTGCATGGAAGGATTATTTACCCGATTTTATTCtctgtatataaaaaaaggggaaaatcTTTCAATACAAAATAGAAAGAATAtattgaaaagaaaaagactGCAGagatacatatgtaaattatCGAGTAAGAATACAACTGCaaagagaaaaacaaaagcaGGGTCAGACAATCTGATAGGTAAGTACATAACACTACTATACAGTAATGTGAACGCATTATTTCCtagtatttatgtatatgtaaatgaagAGGACTTTTAtgtacaaatgaaaaaaaattttattatttttaacctCAGAATGGGGGGAAGAACAGGATGTGAAAGTGTAAATGGAAGTGGAAGACATAATGTTAACTTAG GAAATGTTAATCACGCAGGTTTGcag aaatattgttcatttttttccgatattgatatattttttggtaGCTCAGGGGATTTCTTTAAATTACATTTGCGTAGCGGGGCGTATGAAGTCAATCCTCCTTTCGACATTTCTTTGATTAATaagttaataatatacattttatgcaatttaaaaaaggaagaacaggaattaactttttttttgattattcCATTTCTCAAAGacaagaattatttttatgagttATTATTTTCCTCTCCATATGTAATCAGTTGCTTCTTATTAAAACGAAATTTCTACACATTTTCAACAAGACTATTTGAAAGCAG gGAAGAAGAATACATATCAACTTGTGACtgctttgtttttattttgcaaaatgaaaaagctaaatttcaaaaaaggaTTAGTAAAAAGACTGTATTGAAAATAAAGAGGTTATGGGAAAATTTAAGacatatttaa
- a CDS encoding mediator of RNA polymerase II transcription subunit 7 yields MRGILLKGVNKLVFSDCLKKPMLEKGNHCRDENDLLIKVCASGINRIDILIKQNKYAHFPRNKCLGIEISGIIEESNCERFKKNDRVCSLLKYNGYCEYVLANSKHTMKIDNNTTMSMIEAASLPESFLTAYKLIYYIARFPLIGQDIITGVENINKRGRSDDEFDGKGIDGRDEKVDSEGMNRRDEKVDSEGMNRRDEKVDGKGMDRKDKKVDGEGMDSHKLTSLDKGNSDRGHHFKQFVKEERIKSINRITDNYFQNEEVNVLVYGSLSSVGINLLQLLNFEKKRNILKINKIIAVTSNEVKAKKALEVGATDYVFHNKENFVDSVLNITKKINLIFDCIGKSMFENNIKICTYDTVWILYGLLSGAKVNNFNLFHLINKRILLLNTTLYDRSDIYKEELINSFQYNLFPLLKHKILKPYIYQVLDIEQVEKAHYIIENNLNIGKVYKNNMTEKYVSGYPPPPYYYKEYADVGSDINRLIETNRSTKENNQSEDGKHPCFIKQIQEMYDVYDINKNVNVKLIEADSSYIKEKYDENKCKLLFGRPPPIALKNNYSSFGLNYNTERVIEELEPDELLYDEKKNLKEEFIRLYKMYKDCFFNLFDDIVNSRKDDKTKIKNLIKVHINLFHILAKLRYYQSINNIINVLKVQLKRRQIAIDKMKISLLNVYDYINFVQTNFSKSRMIKRGKKGVTKKGKKLKTKKEKSQRMES; encoded by the exons ATGAGGGGAATTTTGCTGAAAGGAGTAAATAAGTTAGTCTTCAGCGACTGTTTGAAAAAACCTATGTTAGAAAAAGGAAATCACTGTAGGGATGAAAACGACCTATTGATAAAAGTCTGCGCATCAGGTATTAATAGAAttgatattttaataaaacaaaataaatatgcacatTTCCCAAGAAATAAATGTTTGGGAATAGAAATTAGTGGAATTATTGAAGAATCGAATTGTGAACgttttaagaaaaatgatCGAGTTTGTTCcctattaaaatataatggatACTGTGAATATGTACTAGCTAATTCGAAGCATACCATGAAAATAGACAATAATACTACTATGTCAATGATCGAAGCTGCAAGTTTACCAGAGAGTTTCTTAACAGCGtacaaattaatttattacattgCAAGGTTTCCCTTAATTGGTCAGGATATTATCACGGGTgtggaaaatataaataagagGGGCAGAAGTGACGACGAATTTGATGGCAAGGGGATAGACGGAAGGGATGAGAAAGTTGATAGCGAGGGCATGAACAGAAGGGATGAGAAAGTTGATAGCGAGGGCATGAACAGAAGGGATGAGAAAGTTGATGGCAAGGGAATGGACAGAAAGGACAAGAAAGTTGATGGCGAGGGAATGGACTCACATAAACTAACTTCTCTTGATAAAGGAAACAGTGACAGAGGCCATCACTTCAAACAATTTGTCAAAgaagaaagaataaaaagcATCAACCGAATAACTGATAACTACTTTCAAAATGAAGAAGTGAACGTTTTGGTTTATGGCTCTCTAAGCAGCGTTggtataaatttattacagCTATtgaattttgaaaaaaaaaggaacatactaaaaattaataaaattattgcaGTTACATCAAATGAAGTGAAAGCCAAAAAAGCTCTAGAAGTAGGAGCGACTGATTACGTATTtcataataaagaaaattttgttGATAGTGtgttaaatataacaaaaaaaattaatttaatattcgACTGTATCGGAAAGAGTATGTTTGAAAATAACAtcaaaatatgtacatatgacACTGTCTGGATATTATATGGTTTATTAAGTGGAGCAAaggtaaataattttaatttatttcatttaataaataaaagaattctTTTACTTAATACTACTCTTTATGATAGATCCGATATATACAAGGAAGAGTTAATAAACTCttttcaatataatttattcccTCTCCTAAAACACAAAATTTTGAAACCCTATATATATCAAGTGCTAGATATTGAGCAAGTGGAAAAGGCGCATTACATAATTGAAAACAATCTGAACATCGGCAAGGTC taCAAAAACAATATGACGGAAAAATACGTTTCAGGGTACCCTCCTCCCCCGTATTACTACAAAGAGTACGCAGATGTAGGCTCCGATATAAACAGATTAATTGAAACAAACAGAAGTACGAAGGAAAATAATCAATCTGAGGATGGTAAACATCCCtgttttataaaacaaattcaGGAAATGTATGATGTGtatgatattaataaaaatgtaaatgtgAAATTGATTGAAGCCGATAGCTCgtacataaaagaaaaatatgatgaaaataaatgtaaactCTTATTTGGTCGACCCCCACCTatagctttaaaaaataattatagttCTTTTGgcttaaattataatactgAAAGAGTAATTGAAGAATTGGAACCAGACGAATTGttatatgatgaaaaaaaaaatttaaaagaagaatttattagattatataaaatgtataaagactgtttttttaatttatttgacGACATAGTGAACAGTAGAAAAGATGATAAaaccaaaataaaaaatttaataaaagtgcatataaatttatttcatatactAGCTAAATTAAGATATTATCAAAGCattaataacataataaatgtGTTAAAAGTACAGCTAAAAAGAAGACAAATAGCAATTGATAAGATGAAAATAAGTCTGCTAAATGTTTAtgattacataaattttgttCAGACAAATTTCTCAAAAAGTAGGATGATTAAAAGGGGGAAAAAGGGGGTCactaaaaaaggaaaaaaattgaaaactaaaaaagaaaaaagtcaAAGGATGGAAAGTTGA